One Acinetobacter pullicarnis genomic region harbors:
- a CDS encoding helix-turn-helix domain-containing protein yields the protein MNTISARQDQGIPGVYALLLCDVVSRSGYAAEVLFAPFQLTADQLAQPNFRIATRTANELVKYALKLTGESSLGFQLGTQMGISIHGSIGSAIMTAEDLAAAFVLANRFIQLRLPFIQLYFSTIEHQATLELQCDIEIEPLRTEIVTSLTLGMLSMAKTLTGIQQLNAVIDFDFPKPLGFEQHRSQLAGYHFRFEQAHLLASFDQKYLSLKMVNADPLANQIAIKQCEAELSAQVERRSIAIQVRDILSHAEQHYLSIEHVAARLHRSDRTLKRQLAAEGTSFSSLVDEVRYRYATSLLSRTDYSLEQIADALGYSDVANFSRAFKRWSGRSPSSWRKDPYL from the coding sequence TCAGCTCGTCAAGATCAAGGAATTCCTGGTGTCTATGCGCTTTTATTATGCGATGTCGTGTCACGTTCGGGGTACGCTGCTGAAGTACTGTTTGCACCATTTCAATTGACTGCCGATCAGTTAGCGCAGCCTAATTTTCGTATTGCAACCCGAACCGCCAACGAATTAGTTAAATATGCCTTAAAACTAACGGGTGAAAGCAGTCTCGGCTTTCAGCTTGGTACACAAATGGGAATTTCCATTCATGGTTCGATTGGCTCTGCAATTATGACTGCGGAAGATCTTGCAGCCGCCTTTGTCTTGGCCAATCGTTTTATCCAACTGCGATTACCTTTTATTCAGCTATATTTCTCTACCATTGAACATCAAGCCACCTTAGAGCTGCAATGTGATATTGAAATTGAGCCATTGCGTACCGAAATCGTCACCAGCCTCACCCTCGGTATGTTGAGCATGGCCAAGACTTTAACCGGTATTCAACAATTAAATGCCGTGATCGATTTTGACTTTCCCAAACCGCTTGGTTTTGAGCAACATCGAAGTCAGCTTGCTGGTTATCATTTCCGTTTTGAACAAGCGCATTTACTGGCAAGTTTTGATCAAAAATATCTAAGTTTAAAAATGGTGAATGCTGATCCATTGGCGAACCAAATTGCGATTAAACAATGTGAAGCTGAATTATCTGCACAGGTTGAACGACGCAGCATCGCCATACAAGTTCGTGATATATTGAGCCACGCTGAGCAACACTATCTCAGCATTGAACACGTCGCAGCTCGTTTGCATCGCTCTGATCGCACTTTAAAACGGCAACTTGCCGCTGAAGGAACCTCTTTCTCAAGCCTCGTTGATGAAGTGCGTTATCGCTATGCAACCTCGTTACTGTCACGTACAGATTACAGCTTAGAACAAATTGCAGATGCGCTCGGTTATTCTGATGTGGCCAACTTTAGCCGTGCATTTAAACGCTGGAGTGGTCGCAGCCCAAGCAGTTGGCGTAAAGATCCCTATCTTTAA